GTAATATCGGGATTCCCGTAAATGTGATGGTTGCTCCAATAATTCCAGGACTAAATAGCGAGGAAATACCACAAATTATTAACGAAGCCTCTATTAACGGCGCTATAAGTGCTGGATTTACAATAGTGAGATTAAATGGCGCTATCGCAGAAATATTCACAGACTGGATTTATAAGACTTTCCCGGACCGGGCCGAAAAGGTAATACATCGTATACAAGCGTGTCATAATGGTAAATTAAATGATACGAGATGGGGATCCCGAATAAGCGGAGACGGAATAGAAGCAGAAGCTATTCATCAATTATTTCGACTGTCTTTAAGAAAGTATGGCTTACCCAAAGCAAAAAAAAGTTTAGATTATACTTTATTCAGGAATAAACATAACAGCCAATTATCTCTATTCTAATAAAAGTCAGAGAATCAAGAAGTAATATTAATAGTAATAACATCGAAACGAGTAATTATAACTGTCAATTTTTTTGATATTTAAATGATGCAAAACTTTTAATTTCTCGCTTTACATTTTGCAGGATATTATTTTTTATCTACCTTTAAAACTATAGACCAAAACAGTATTTGGTCTACTGTATAAAAATGAGTAATATAAAATCAATTATTGTTGGAACGGGGAGTTATGTTCCAGAGAATATCATCAAAAACGAAGCTTTTTTAAATCATAGTTTTTATGAGAAAAATGGAACTAAGATTGAAAAAGATAACCAGGAAATTATAGAAAAATTTCAGTCTATTACTGAAATCGAGGAAAGAAGATATACATCTGCAAATCAATCTACTTCAGATATTGGTTATCTTGCTGCGTTGGATGCTCTTGAAAGCTCGGGTACAAACGCCGAAGAATTGGATTACATTATCGTTGCTCACAATTTTGGCGATATCCACGAAGGCAAAAACAGAGTTGACTTATTACCAGCGATAGCAAGCAGAGTTAAGCACAAACTACAAATTCAGAATCCTGACTGCATTGCTTACGATTTACCTTTTGGTTGTCCTGGATGGGTTCAAGCGATTATCCAGGCCGATTATTTTATACGTTCTGGTGATGCCAAAAAGATTTTAGTAATAGGAGCCGATACTTTATCAAAAATTACTGACCCACACGACAGAGATTCGATGATATTTGCGGATGGAGCCGGTGCTACTATTCTTGCTGCCGAAGAAGGTTCGAATCAAGGTATTTTATCCCATAAAACGCAATCGCATACTTTTGAAGAAGCTTATTATTTAAAAATGGGGACTTCTGACAACATTGACAGCAAAAATCCTGAAGATTTATACATCAAAATGGAAGGCAGAAAGGTATATGAATATGCTTTGAAAAATGTTCCGGCGGTCATGAAAATGGCTTTAGATAAATCCGGTGCCGATGTATCGGAAATTAAAAAGGTTTTGGTTCATCAGGCCAACGGGAAGATGGACGAAGCTATCTTAAAAAGATTCTTAAGACAATATCAGATTAAAGATGTCGATCATGATATCATGCCGATGACGATATCGAAATTCGGTAACACTTCGGTTGCTTCTGTTCCAACTATGCTTGATTTTATTTTAAAAGGGAAGCTGGATTCTCATAAAATTAATAAAGGCGATGTAGTTTTATTCACATCTGTAGGTGCCGGAATGAACATTAACACTGTAGTTTATAAATTTTAGTTTCCACCACCCAACCCTTTCATTCGGAGAGGCAGCCTTGGCGGGTTGGCTCATTATTTAAAAATAAGCTGATAGGATTCCGAAACCCTGCCAGCTTATTTTTAGAGCTTTTAGCGTTTCATTACATGCGGCCGGCAGGGTATAGATTTTAAATACCTGACCTATCATTATTTTGCTGAAAATTTTTAATTTGTTGTTCCAGCTGGTCGATTCGCTCTATTTGCATTTTTTGGATTTCCAAGAGCGTTTCCATTTGTTCGGTGATTAACAAATCAATTTTCTCATGCAGCGTCTTAATTTCTATCTCTGCCTTTAAATTAACAAGATAATCTTCTTCAGCTCTGCTTCTATCTTTCTCTTCCTGACGGTTTTGACTCATCATGATAATCGGCGCCTGGAAAGCAGCCAAACATGATAATAGTAAATTTAATAGAATAAATGGGTAAGGGTCGAATCCTTTTTCCTTTAGAAAATAGACGTTTATTCCCATCCATACTAAAATGAGAAGAACGAAAATAATTATAAAATTCCAGCTCCCTCCAAAATCAGCAACTTTATCAGCCAAACGCTGTCCTATCGTCAATTCTTCCTTTGACTCAAGCTTCTTAGATATCAATTGCTCCTCTTCTATAGATTTCAGAACGATATCGTGTAACTTCTTCAAATGCTGATCACTTGTATTCAGCAATTTATTATAATCGATTTTATGCTTTTTCATAGGCAAAGATGATGTCCCAAAAGCCGTCTTATTTTGAATGAAACCAAAAAGGGCTTTTACTCATCCTAAATAATTGTTTACTTCTGAGACATCTTATAATTTATTTGATTATCTTATATGGTATATTCATATTCTGAAACATAAAAGCCCATTTATCCGCTTGTTCCTGAATAACCATTGATGTGGGTTTTCCTGCCCCATGTCCAGCATTCGTTTCTATTCTAATTAACACCGGATTATTTCCTTTATGATACTCCTGTAAACGAGCTCCAAATTTAAAAGAGTGAGCAGGAACAACTCTGTCGTCGTGATCTGCTGTAGTTACCATCGTTGCCGGATATTCAACATCTTTTTTAATAGCCTGATAAGGAGAATATCTATATAAATACTCAAACATTTCCTTAGAGTCATCTGCTGTTCCATAGTCATAAGCCCATCCTGCTCCAGCAGTAAATTTATGGTAACGCAGCATATCCAAGACTCCAACTGCCGGCAGCGCTACTTTATATAGTTCTGGCCTTTGTGTCATAACTGCCCCTACCAATAAACCTCCGTTAGATCCGCCAGAAATTGCCAAATATGGGGTAGAAGTATATTTATTGTCTATCAGATATTGTGCAGCTTCAATAAAATCATCAAAAACATTTTGTTTCTGCATTTTGGTTCCAGCGATATGCCATTTTTCTCCATATTCTCCTCCACCACGTAAATTTGGAACCGCATAAATTCCACCTTGTTCCAACAAAACAATATTAGAAGTGCTAAAATAAGGGGTTAAACTTATATTGAAACCACCGTAAGCATATAATAAGGTTGGATTTTTCCCATCAAGGTCTATTCCTTTTTTATAAGTAATAATCATTGGTACTTTTGTACCGTCCTTAGAGGTATAAAAGACCTGTTTTGATTCATACCTGGATGGATCGAATTTTACTCCTGATTTCTTATATTCTTCTGACTTTCCAGAGCTTATATCATATTTAAATATCGTGGTAGGATATACATAGGAAGTAAAAGTATAATACAATTCTTTCTCGTTCTTCTTAGCAGAAAATCCAGAAGCTGTACCTAATCCCGGCAAACTAATTTCTCTATCTTTTTTTCCGGAGTAATCAAATTGAACTATATACGATGTTGCATCTTTCAGGTAATTTGCAAAAAGTTTGTGCCCGGCACTCGAAACCTGTAGAACATGATCTGTTTCTGCAATAACATCTTTCCAATTGGAAGGGTCCGGGTTAGTAATATTTGCCCTCACCAATCTGAAATTAGGTGCATTTAAATTAGTAAAAATCAATAAATCATCACCGTCGCTATCGATTACTTCGTAGCTATTATCGTAGTTATTTATAATTTGAATGATAGGTGAATTCTCTTTACTTAAATCCTTAACATACAATTCTTTACCTGTAGTAGAAACCGCTGCTGTAATAACCAAAAATCTTTGATCTTCTGTTACTTTGGCTTCGATATATCTTCTAGGAGTTTCCTGTCCACCGAAAATTAACTTGTCTTCACTCTGTTTGGTACCAAGCTTATGGTAATATAATTTATGATGTTGGGTTAAACCAGATAGTTGACTTCCTTCTTTGGGTTTATCGTAACTACTGTAATAAAAACCATCATTTCCTTTCCATGCCAATTCAGAAAACTTAATATCTATCAAAGTTTCTCCTATCTGTTCTTTGTTTTCTGTATTTAAAACAATTACCCTTCGCCAATCAGAACCTCCATCAGAAATTTGATAGCCCACTAAAGTTCCGTCATTTGAAAAACTGATTTCTGCCAGTGAACTTGTTCCATCTTTCGAAAACTGAT
This genomic interval from Pseudopedobacter saltans DSM 12145 contains the following:
- a CDS encoding 3-oxoacyl-ACP synthase III family protein; the protein is MSNIKSIIVGTGSYVPENIIKNEAFLNHSFYEKNGTKIEKDNQEIIEKFQSITEIEERRYTSANQSTSDIGYLAALDALESSGTNAEELDYIIVAHNFGDIHEGKNRVDLLPAIASRVKHKLQIQNPDCIAYDLPFGCPGWVQAIIQADYFIRSGDAKKILVIGADTLSKITDPHDRDSMIFADGAGATILAAEEGSNQGILSHKTQSHTFEEAYYLKMGTSDNIDSKNPEDLYIKMEGRKVYEYALKNVPAVMKMALDKSGADVSEIKKVLVHQANGKMDEAILKRFLRQYQIKDVDHDIMPMTISKFGNTSVASVPTMLDFILKGKLDSHKINKGDVVLFTSVGAGMNINTVVYKF
- a CDS encoding DUF1003 domain-containing protein; amino-acid sequence: MKKHKIDYNKLLNTSDQHLKKLHDIVLKSIEEEQLISKKLESKEELTIGQRLADKVADFGGSWNFIIIFVLLILVWMGINVYFLKEKGFDPYPFILLNLLLSCLAAFQAPIIMMSQNRQEEKDRSRAEEDYLVNLKAEIEIKTLHEKIDLLITEQMETLLEIQKMQIERIDQLEQQIKNFQQNNDRSGI
- a CDS encoding prolyl oligopeptidase family serine peptidase, translated to MKRTATFLLATIAMVSCNSPQKQNMIYPKEKMTILPYPKTKKIDVKDNFFGTKVEDPYRWLEDDLSPETKQWVIEENKVTQDYLSQIPFRKAIEERLTDLWNYEKYSAPFKEGKYTYFYKNDGLQNQAVLYRQIGDASPEVFLDPNQFSKDGTSSLAEISFSNDGTLVGYQISDGGSDWRRVIVLNTENKEQIGETLIDIKFSELAWKGNDGFYYSSYDKPKEGSQLSGLTQHHKLYYHKLGTKQSEDKLIFGGQETPRRYIEAKVTEDQRFLVITAAVSTTGKELYVKDLSKENSPIIQIINNYDNSYEVIDSDGDDLLIFTNLNAPNFRLVRANITNPDPSNWKDVIAETDHVLQVSSAGHKLFANYLKDATSYIVQFDYSGKKDREISLPGLGTASGFSAKKNEKELYYTFTSYVYPTTIFKYDISSGKSEEYKKSGVKFDPSRYESKQVFYTSKDGTKVPMIITYKKGIDLDGKNPTLLYAYGGFNISLTPYFSTSNIVLLEQGGIYAVPNLRGGGEYGEKWHIAGTKMQKQNVFDDFIEAAQYLIDNKYTSTPYLAISGGSNGGLLVGAVMTQRPELYKVALPAVGVLDMLRYHKFTAGAGWAYDYGTADDSKEMFEYLYRYSPYQAIKKDVEYPATMVTTADHDDRVVPAHSFKFGARLQEYHKGNNPVLIRIETNAGHGAGKPTSMVIQEQADKWAFMFQNMNIPYKIIK